The region TAGTATAACCAATTACTCAATTCTATTATTCAAGTTCCAATTTTTTGTGATTATGTTTGAAAAATTAGATATTAACAAGTAACTTTGTTAAATTAGGGATTTAGGGTTAATACTTAATGATTATTTGTTGTTGAAACGTGAAATCAAGTTCATAGTTGatatattttgattgtatattgtTATTTTTTCATTTGTTGTTCAAAACTTGAAATCAAGTTCATAGTTGATATATCTTGATAATTGATAATTTGATTGTAGGTTGTTACTTGTTGACTGTTGTTGAAACTTGAAAATTGAAATCAAGTTTATAGTTCATATGTTTTAGTTTTAGGTTGTTATTAAAAGTTTTTTCAAAAGACATTTATATGTTGGAGACAACAATGGTGAAGGAACTTCCAAAAAAAAATAGGGCTAATGAAAGTAATCAAGTTCCACAAACTAGTCAACCTATGCCAAAACCACAAGAAACACAATCTAATGAACCTACTCAAAAGCCAAAAGTGACACAATCCTATGATTTAGATGATCTTCCTTCGGACCCGGGGATAGACCAAAGATAAAATCTTATAATCCTAATCAAATGGATGAAATAAGGAGTGCATATATGATTAAAGGGCCTTGTCAACCAAAGGGGCATAGTTTTGAATATACCTTATTTAGTAATAAGCCAAGACGTTTTGTTGTGTAATGGTTTACCGATTTTCCATGGTTAGAGTATAGCATAAAAAATAAGAAGGCATATTGTTTTTGTTGCTACTTGTTTGGAGACATGGTAGGGGAACAAGGTGGAAGAGATGCATTTATAAGTGAAGGTTTTGACAATTGGAGTAAAGTAGGCTCATTCCGAAAACATATGGGTAATATTCATAGTTATCACCATAAGGCCCAAGAAAAATGTGATTTGCTATTGAGAAAAAACAATCTATCGGTGAAGTCTTGCATAAGCAAATGGAACTTGAAAAAAGTAATTATGAAATTCGATTCGTGCTACAATTCGTAGTTGtagatttttattgaaaaatgcaTTACCATTTCGTGGACATGATGAGACAGAAAAGTCTAATAATAAAGGACTTTTCGTTGAAGTCTTATCTTTGATTAGAGAAGATAATGAGAAGATTTTTAAAGTTACTTTAGAAAATGCTCCAAAATTTGAAAAATTGACTTCTTCGACGATTCAAAAAGATATTGTCAATTGCTTTTCGAAAGAGATAATCAAGTCTATTTGTGATGAAATTGGTAAAGTTGTTTTCGCTATTTTATTTGATGAGTCAAGTGATATTTCCAAAAAAGAACAAATGACTATAGTTTTGAGATATTTTGATAGACTTGGGATTGTAAAGGAAAGATTTATTAGAGTTGTTCACGTGTTGGATACATCTTTGTTTCACTCTTAAAGCCGCCATTGATACCGTATTTTCCAACAACAACTTGAGTATGGTTCACGTGAGAAATCGTAAAATATTTATTCCTTTAAATTTTAATACgatattagttttatttttatttcttatagcttttttttattatttttttaaatatataggtGAGGGGGCAAGGTTATGATGGAGCAAGTGATATGAGTGGTGCGTTTAATGGTTTGAAATCTTTGATTATAAATGAAAATAGTTTCGTACATTATATACATTGTTTTGCACACCAACTTCAATTAGTGATTGTGGTGGTTGCAAAGAAACACGATGATGTTGAAGAATTCTTTGAACAACTAGCTTTGGTGGTTACTGTCGTTTGTAGGTCTTGTAAGAGAAAAGATATGATACGAGAGATGCAAAAAGAAAGAGTGGCAGCTGAAATTGATATTCGTGAAACTGAAACAGGAAGAGGGTTGAATCAAGAGATTTCTCTTGTTCGAGCTGGAGATACTAGATGAGGTTCACATTTTAGAGCAATTGTAAGTTTGGTGAATTTGTTTGCAGTAGTTGTTGCAGTACTTAAATATGTCAAAGAGGAAGGGTCTACTTTATCTAACCGTAATCAAGCAAAGGGTATTTTTTCATATTTCAAGACACTTGATTTCGTGTTTCTTTTACACTTGATGTTGGAAATTCTATGCTTCACAGATACCTTGTTAAAGCATCTTCAAAAAAAGATCAAaatattttggaagcggtttcgtTAGTAAAAGGGACAAAGAAAGCATTGCTAGTTTTTAGAAAAGATGGGTTTCCACAAGTTTGGAAGAAGAGATGTATTTTTTGTGAAAAATATAGTATTGGAATTTTGGACATGTCGGAATATTATGTTACTCCACGCAAGCGTATGACCAATAAGACTAATCAAAATCATTTTGAAGTTGTGATTTTTAACATGATTTTAGATATGCAAATTCAAGAATTTGGGGATAGATTTAATGAAGTTGGCACAGAGTTGATGTAGCACccggtttccggtatgtgaattttatttgagcattgccctaatttagcctcagactcggcgagtcatagggtccgactcgccgagtagggacgagactcaggacgcgttttaagtaggcgactcgacgagtccatatcctggactcggcgagtcaccgctgcgggatgaaaccctaagtttcaagggtttgcaccctatttaaactctcattccgccccaactcgtccccattcacccccataactccccctacatcgttttcccttgtttccttgagagtttaaggtgttcttggtgtgttcttgaaggttttgaggagtaagaggagtagatcaagaagaggagaaggagatcagccatccttgtgtcatttcaacatttcctttgaggtataacccgttttccccttgattctatgcttaaaacttcacttgggtctttcttggtcaattccccaagtttgtatgtgcattatatgtcgtaataaggcgtttggcctttggatctatgcaagattgagctccaggagctcagatctgttagctttttggccccatgtggcttgttagccctagatctacccttttgagacattttgagccctaaaatccatattggtgaatatccacacgtaaagttggaaactttacgtgtgattcgtgtcctaggagtccagatctatgaatggcatggattggaatcgagcaaatcggtatattttaggagtgcatggcaacgactcggcgagtcgttcatgtgactcggcgagtctgctcgcgagtcttcgaGTTTGTCCCCCTTTTGTAGTGTCGAGTGGGCagtgagtcacagggtgtgactcggtgagtcggaagcttaacccatctatggaggtactcggcgagtcaatgccctgactcggcgagttcaaggcaatctccttagatcaagaacagactcgacgagttgttcatacaactcggcgagtcttagcatgagtgttcttcggatgaagatggactcgacgagttgttcatacaactcggcgagtaggatgaaggacttgaatattggtcatgaaggcgaacccgtcgagtcgta is a window of Lactuca sativa cultivar Salinas chromosome 1, Lsat_Salinas_v11, whole genome shotgun sequence DNA encoding:
- the LOC111906535 gene encoding uncharacterized protein LOC111906535, with translation MVGEQGGRDAFISEGFDNWSKVGSFRKHMEKSNNKGLFVEVLSLIREDNEKIFKVTLENAPKFEKLTSSTIQKDIVNCFSKEIIKSICDEIDLLELFTCWIHLCFTLKAAIDTVFSNNNLSMVHVRGQGYDGASDMSGAFNGLKSLIINENSFVHYIHCFAHQLQLVIVVVAKKHDDVEEFFEQLALVVTVVCRSCKRKDMIREMQKERVAAEIDIRETETGRGLNQEISLVRAGDTR